A genomic region of Ornithorhynchus anatinus isolate Pmale09 chromosome 7, mOrnAna1.pri.v4, whole genome shotgun sequence contains the following coding sequences:
- the LOC100079392 gene encoding cytochrome P450 7A1, which produces MMTMSLIWGVLVAVCCCLWLITGIRRRHPGEPPLDNGPLPYLGCALQFGANPLKFLRAKQKKVGNIFTCKIVGKYVHFLTNPFSFHTVMRHGKHFDWKKFHFTTAAKVFGHRSIDPNDGNTTENMHQTFIKTLQGDALHSLTENMMENLQHVLKPSVPPQENPAPWVTDGLYSFCYRVMFEAGYLTLFGKELNSNKDLQKQKAQRAIYLENFKEFDKIFPALVAGLPIHVFKSAYNAREKLAEALLHKNLQKRDKISELVTLRMFLNDTQSTFDDMEKAKTHLAVLWAAQANTIPATFWSLFQTIRSPEALKAAVEEVHNVLKNAGQKVSFDGKPIVLTQAQLNDMPVLDSIIKESIRLSSASMNVRAAKEDFILHLEDGSYSIRKDDVIALYPPLVHLDPEIYPDPLTFKYNRYLDENGKTKTNFYCNGLKLKYYYLPFGSGLTKCPGRIFAIYEIKEFLILMLSYFELELVDRQPRCPPLDQSRAGLGILPPTNDIDFRYRLKCL; this is translated from the exons ATGATGACGATGTCTTTAATCTGGGGAGTCTTGGTGGCAGTGTGCTGTTGCTTATGGCTTATCACAGGAATAAGAAGGAG GCATCCTGGCGAACCACCCCTGGACAACGGACCCCTCCCGTACCTGGGCTGTGCATTGCAGTTTGGTGCCAATCCTCTTAAATTCCTCAGGGCCAAGCAAAAGAAGGTCGGGAATattttcacctgcaaaatagTGGGGAAATACGTCCATTTCCTGACCAACCCTTTCTCATTCCACACGGTGATGCGCCATGGAAAACACTTTGACTGGAAAAAGTTTCACTTCACCACCGCTGCTAAG GTATTCGGCCATAGAAGCATCGATCCGAATGATGGAAACACCACTGAAAACATGCATCAGACTTTCATCAAAACCCTCCAGGGTGACGCTTTGCATTCCCTCACTGAAAACATGATGGAAAACCTCCAACACGTCTTGAAGCCGTCGGTCCCGCCGCAAGAAAACCCCGCCCCGTGGGTGACGGATGGGCTGTACTCATTCTGCTACCGGGTGATGTTTGAAGCTGGCTATTTAACTCTATTTGGCAAAGAGCTAAATTCCAACAAAGATCTCCAGAAGCAGAAAGCTCAGCGAGCCATTTACCTTGAAAACTTCAAAGAGTTTGACAAGATCTTCCCTGCTCTGGTGGCGGGTCTCCCGATCCATGTGTTCAAGAGCGCGTACAACGCTCGTGAGAAGCTGGCCGAGGCGTTGCTGCACAAGAACCTCCAGAAGCGAGACAAAATCTCAGAGCTGGTCACGCTCCGCATGTTCTTGAATGACACCCAGTCTACCTTCGATGATATGGAGAAGGCCAAAACCCACCTGGCGGTTCTTTGGGCGGCCCAAGCCAATACCATTCCTGCCACTTTCTGGAGTTTATTCCAAACTATTAG GAGCCCAGAAGCACTGAAAGCGGCAGTTGAAGAAGTACACAACGTGTTAAAAAATGCTGGACAGAAAGTCAGCTTTGACGGCAAACCCATCGTGCTGACTCAAGCCCAGCTGAACGACATGCCCGTGCTCG ACAGTATAATCAAGGAATCTATACGGCTATCGAGTGCATCCATGAACGTCCGGGCCGCAAAGGAAGATTTCATTTTGCATTTGGAGGATGGCTCCTATAGCATCCGTAAGGACGATGTCATAGCTCTTTATCCCCCGTTGGTGCACCTGGACCCAGAAATCTATCCTGACCCTTTG ACATTCAAATATAATCGTTATCTGGATGAAAATGGAAAGACAAAGACCAACTTCTATTGCAATGGCCTCAAGTTAAAGTACTACTACCTACCCTTTGGTTCGGGCCTAACAAAATGCCCTGGAAGAATATTCGCTATTTATGAAATCAAGGAATTTCTCATTTTGATGCTTTCCTACTTTGAATTGGAACTCGTGGACCGTCAACCCAGATGTCCTCCCTTAGACCAATCTCGGGCAGGACTGGGCATTTTGCCACCCACAAATGATATTGATTTCAGATACCGGTTAAAATGTCTATGA